A portion of the Candidatus Eisenbacteria bacterium genome contains these proteins:
- the dnaJ gene encoding molecular chaperone DnaJ, giving the protein MARRDYYEVLGVARGASEEEIKKAYRKVAMQHHPDRNPGDKDAEAKFKEATEAYEVLRDAQKRARYDQFGHAAAGGAGGAPGMGAEFSGFDLADALRAFMRDFGAGEGGLEDLFGGGRPGAHGQSRGDDLQVRLPLTLEEIAEGVEKKIRVKHLKKCGTCAGRGGKGEKQCSQCHGRGQVRRVQQTVFGQFVNVSACPRCHGEGSIVSEPCRACGGEGRVSETETVSVKVPAGVANGNYIPLRGLGDAGLRGGPAGDLVVLIEEKEHDVFARHDSDLLLEMPVGFPTLALGGRIEVPLLGGGVHALDVSAGTASGQVVRVRGKGLPGLRGGRGDLQVRLRVWVPSRLAAAEKKLLEELRRSEGLKPPRAARSLFERVRDAFGS; this is encoded by the coding sequence GTGGCCCGGCGCGATTACTACGAGGTGCTAGGGGTCGCGCGCGGCGCCTCGGAGGAGGAAATCAAGAAGGCGTACCGCAAGGTCGCCATGCAGCATCATCCGGACCGCAATCCGGGCGACAAGGACGCCGAGGCGAAGTTCAAGGAGGCGACCGAGGCGTACGAGGTGCTGCGCGATGCGCAGAAGCGGGCGCGCTACGATCAGTTCGGCCACGCGGCGGCCGGAGGCGCGGGTGGCGCTCCGGGCATGGGCGCCGAGTTCAGCGGTTTCGACCTTGCGGACGCGCTGCGGGCGTTCATGCGCGACTTCGGTGCCGGCGAGGGCGGTCTCGAGGACCTCTTCGGCGGCGGGCGGCCGGGCGCTCACGGCCAGAGCCGCGGCGACGACCTGCAGGTGCGATTGCCGCTGACGCTCGAGGAGATCGCCGAGGGCGTCGAGAAGAAGATTCGCGTCAAGCACCTCAAGAAGTGCGGGACCTGCGCGGGCCGGGGCGGCAAGGGCGAGAAGCAGTGCTCGCAATGCCACGGCCGCGGGCAGGTCCGGCGCGTGCAGCAGACCGTGTTCGGCCAGTTCGTGAACGTCTCGGCCTGCCCGCGTTGTCACGGCGAGGGCAGCATCGTCAGCGAACCCTGCCGCGCGTGCGGCGGGGAGGGCCGGGTGAGCGAGACCGAGACGGTCTCGGTCAAGGTCCCGGCCGGGGTCGCGAACGGGAACTACATCCCGCTGCGCGGACTCGGCGACGCCGGCCTGCGCGGGGGCCCGGCGGGCGACCTGGTCGTGCTGATCGAGGAGAAGGAGCACGACGTCTTCGCGCGCCACGACAGCGACCTGCTGCTCGAGATGCCCGTCGGCTTCCCGACCCTCGCGCTCGGCGGAAGGATCGAGGTCCCGCTGCTGGGCGGCGGCGTGCACGCGCTCGACGTGAGCGCCGGCACCGCCAGCGGGCAGGTGGTGCGCGTGCGCGGCAAGGGGCTTCCCGGGCTGCGCGGCGGCCGCGGGGACCTGCAGGTGCGGTTGCGCGTCTGGGTGCCTTCGCGGCTCGCCGCCGCGGAGAAGAAGCTGCTCGAAGAGCTGCGCCGCAGCGAGGGACTCAAGCCGCCGCGGGCGGCCCGCTCGCTGTTCGAGCGGGTGCGGGATGCGTTCGGAAGCTGA
- a CDS encoding RsmE family RNA methyltransferase — protein sequence MRSEADGAPSFVHLPGLRAAGGEFGIAGDEAHYLRRVVRVRAGERVTASDGEGTLAELRVVTLDPELRVERSALRQVERRGRLEVWCGAPEGDRADWLVEKLAELGVATLRPVDGERGGWERLTRRTERWERLATAALRQSRSAYRLVIAPPARLDETMAAAGVLDAAYLADVAGSRFAAPPSTGLLRVAAAIGPSSGFSAGEIKQLVDKGFVPTRLAASRLRTETAAVAMAAVVAAALPALLEVAGP from the coding sequence ATGCGTTCGGAAGCTGACGGCGCTCCGTCGTTCGTGCACCTGCCGGGTCTGCGCGCGGCGGGTGGCGAGTTCGGGATCGCCGGCGACGAGGCGCACTACCTGCGCCGCGTGGTGCGCGTGCGCGCCGGCGAGCGCGTGACGGCGAGCGACGGCGAGGGCACGCTCGCCGAGCTGCGGGTCGTCACCCTGGACCCCGAGCTGCGTGTCGAGCGGAGCGCGCTGCGGCAGGTCGAGCGCCGGGGCCGGCTCGAAGTGTGGTGCGGCGCGCCGGAGGGCGATCGCGCCGACTGGCTGGTCGAGAAGCTCGCCGAACTGGGCGTGGCGACCCTGCGGCCCGTGGACGGCGAACGCGGCGGCTGGGAGCGCCTCACGCGACGGACGGAACGATGGGAGCGACTCGCGACCGCGGCCCTGCGCCAGTCCCGGTCCGCCTACCGGCTGGTGATCGCACCGCCCGCCCGACTCGACGAGACGATGGCCGCAGCCGGCGTGCTGGATGCCGCCTACCTCGCGGACGTCGCAGGCTCCCGTTTCGCGGCGCCTCCGTCGACCGGCCTGCTGCGGGTCGCGGCGGCCATCGGCCCCTCGAGCGGATTCTCGGCCGGGGAAATCAAACAGTTGGTGGACAAGGGGTTCGTGCCGACGCGACTGGCGGCTTCGAGGCTCAGGACCGAGACCGCGGCCGTGGCGATGGCGGCCGTGGTCGCGGCCGCCCTCCCGGCGCTCCTCGAGGTCGCGGGACCTTGA
- the rpsU gene encoding 30S ribosomal protein S21 has protein sequence MPGIRVKEGESFESALRRFKKKCEKAGIMADLRRHQHFEKPSERRKRKLNAAKRKNTARRAQEN, from the coding sequence TTGCCTGGAATCAGGGTGAAGGAAGGCGAGTCCTTCGAGAGCGCCCTGCGTCGGTTCAAGAAGAAGTGTGAGAAGGCCGGCATCATGGCCGACCTGCGTCGGCATCAGCACTTCGAGAAGCCCAGCGAGCGACGCAAGCGCAAGCTGAACGCCGCCAAGCGGAAGAACACGGCGCGCAGGGCTCAGGAGAACTAG
- a CDS encoding CvpA family protein encodes MTWLDWLLILQLGVLAVRGLLRGTIAQVFAFLGMGFGVWAGVLVGGWIGHHWSGAHPVALYFVLRWLVAGLAGLAVAAVFQWWGDTIAKAAHEGPFGWLDRLSGGLIGAAMGVAIAAVVILLLLQPSLFAATAGVAGRAAYARPMVRAGLAVTSSASRLPGGAWLHGRFAAADGRLGGRRPPAEAKPAR; translated from the coding sequence ATGACCTGGCTGGACTGGCTGTTGATCCTCCAGCTGGGAGTTCTCGCGGTTCGCGGACTCCTGCGCGGCACCATCGCGCAGGTTTTCGCTTTTCTCGGGATGGGCTTCGGCGTGTGGGCCGGAGTGCTGGTGGGGGGATGGATCGGCCACCACTGGTCCGGGGCGCATCCGGTGGCCCTTTATTTCGTCCTGCGCTGGCTCGTCGCCGGTCTCGCGGGCCTCGCCGTCGCGGCGGTCTTCCAGTGGTGGGGAGACACGATCGCGAAAGCGGCGCACGAGGGACCCTTCGGCTGGCTCGACCGGCTGAGCGGCGGTCTCATCGGGGCCGCGATGGGAGTGGCGATCGCCGCGGTGGTGATCCTGCTCCTGCTTCAGCCATCGCTGTTCGCCGCCACGGCGGGCGTCGCCGGGCGCGCGGCGTACGCGCGGCCGATGGTGCGAGCCGGGCTGGCGGTGACGAGTTCCGCTTCACGCCTGCCCGGCGGCGCATGGCTTCACGGAAGGTTCGCCGCGGCGGACGGCCGCCTGGGCGGACGCAGGCCGCCGGCGGAGGCGAAGCCGGCGCGCTGA